Proteins encoded in a region of the Vitis riparia cultivar Riparia Gloire de Montpellier isolate 1030 unplaced genomic scaffold, EGFV_Vit.rip_1.0 scaffold658_pilon_pilon, whole genome shotgun sequence genome:
- the LOC117910232 gene encoding carotenoid 9,10(9',10')-cleavage dioxygenase 1-like, with translation MPEKMAEKEEQGGSGVVVVDPKPSKGFTSKAVDWLEKLIVKLMYDSSQPLHYLSGNFAPVRDETPPCKNLPVIGYLPECLNGEFVRVGSNPKFSPVAGYHWFDGDGMIHGLRIKDGKATYVSRYVRTSRLKQEEYFGGAKFTRIGDLKGLFGLLMVNMQMLRAKLKILDVSYGTGTGNTALVYHHGKLLALSEADKPYVLKVLEDGDLQTLGLLDYDKRLTHSFTAHPKVDPFTGEMFTFGYSHTPPYITYRVISKDGFMHEPVPITISDPIMMHDFAITENYAIFMDLPMYFRPKEMVKEKKLIFSFDATKKARFGVLPRYAKNELHIKWFELPNCFIFHNANAWEEEDEVVLITCRLENPDLDLVGRDVKEKLENFANELYEMRFNMKTGIASQRKLSASSVDFPRVNESYTGRKQRYVYGTILDSIAILDSIAKVAGIIKFDLHAEPDTGKSKLEVGGNVQGIFDLGVGRFGSEAVFVPREPGIISEEDDGYLIFFVHDEKTGKSYVNVIDAKTMSPDPVAIVELPNRVPYGFHAFFVTEEQLKEQAKL, from the exons ATGCCGGAGAAGATGGCGGAGAAGGAGGAGCAAGGCGGCTCAGGAGTAGTGGTGGTGGATCCGAAGCCGAGTAAGGGGTTCACTTCGAAGGCGGTGGATTGGCTGGAGAAGCTGATAGTGAAGTTGATGTACGATTCTTCACAGCCTCTCCACTACTTGTCTGGAAACTTCGCTCCGGTTCGCGACGAGACTCCGCCGTGCAAGAACCTTCCGGTCATTGGGTATCTTCCG GAGTGCCTGAATGGAGAGTTTGTCAGGGTTGGCTCCAACCCTAAGTTTTCCCCTGTGGCTGGATATCATTG GTTTGATGGAGATGG CATGATTCATGGTTTGCGCATCAAAGATGGAAAAGCTACATATGTCTCACGTTATGTTAGAACATCACGTCTTAAACAAGAAGAGTATTTTGGAGGAGCAAAATTCACGAGG ATTGGTGATCTTAAGGGCCTGTTTGGATTGCTTATGGTTAACATGCAAATGCTGAgagcaaaattgaaaatattggaTGTTTCATATGGAACTGGGACAG GTAATACAGCTCTAGTGTATCACCATGGTAAGCTTTTGGCACTTTCGGAGGCTGATAAACCTT ATGTCCTAAAAGTTTTGGAAGATGGAGATCTGCAAACCCTGGGCTTGCTGGATTATGATAAGAGATTGACCCATTCCTTCACTGCTCATCCAAAGGTCGACCCCTTCACTG GTGAAATGTTTACCTTTGGCTATTCACATACACCTCCTTATATTACATACAGAGTTATCTCGAAGGATGGTTTCATGCATGAGCCAGTGCCGATAACAATTTCAGATCCTATCATGATGCATGATTTTGCCATTACTGAGAATTATGCAATTTTCATGGATCTTCCTATGTACTTCAGACCAAAG GAAatggtgaaagaaaaaaagctaATATTCTCATTTGATGCAACTAAAAAGGCTCGTTTTGGTGTACTTCCTCGATATGCAAAGAATGAGCTCCACATTAAATGGTTTGAGCTTCCAAATTGCTTCATATTCCACAATG CCAATGCTTGGGAGGAGGAGGACGAAGTTGTTTTAATCACCTGCCGCCTTGAAAATCCAGATTTAGACCTGGTTGGCAGGGATGTTAAAGAAAAGCTTGAAAATTTTGCAAATGAGCT GTATGAGATGAGATTCAACATGAAAACGGGTATTGCGTCACAGAGAAAACTATCAGCATCTTCTGTGGATTTTCCAAGGGTGAATGAGAGCTACACTGGCAG GAAACAACGATATGTATATGGAACCATACTGGACAGCATAGCCATACTGGACAGCATAGCCAAGGTGGCGGGCATTATCAAGTTTGATCTGCATGCTGAACCCGACACCGGAAAATCAAAGCTTGAAGTTGGAGGGAACGTTCAAGGCATTTTTGACTTGGGGGTCGGTAGATTTGGTTCAGAAGCTGTCTTTGTCCCTCGTGAGCCCGGTATCATCTCTGAAGAAGATGATGGCTACTTGATATTCTTCGTCCATGACGAGAAAACCGG AAAATCATACGTGAATGTAATCGATGCAAAAACGATGTCGCCCGATCCTGTTGCCATTGTTGAACTACCCAATAGAGTTCCATACGGTTTTCATGCCTTCTTTGTCACAGAG GAGCAACTCAAAGAACAAGCAAAACTTTGA